One window of the Endomicrobium proavitum genome contains the following:
- a CDS encoding carbohydrate porin: MKRSIALIAAALLFGAGQLFAATVEEEVAQLKKEVAGLQAGGSQSVTGALGIVTEVGGTFIFQGSPKINDGSDRSKFNGSYSLDLGFGKEFSSGALAYLHITAGIGDGLNNYLQTYGAVNADADNDGHLSISELWYEQSFFDKKLTATFGKLNPAGYIDENEYANDETSQFLNSSFVNSAVLDFADNNVGFRATYSPADLIDVTYAYIATSDEVENFDSNGFNAVQINVKPVENGNYRIYAWLNNTKNLYGYKKIEDNGGLGAATENDIKAQKGYGFGFSADQKVSESFGVFARAGFKQSAAGEVEVDTTTSVIDSAEPSLSVAWSVGAQVSGSLWSRENDKAGIAVGQVYGSEDYKKYIDNNEKSGAQTQGELYYSFALSENFAITPSVQYFLNPAGGNTVDANGDEIKNAVVYGLRAQINF; this comes from the coding sequence ATGAAAAGAAGTATAGCATTGATAGCGGCAGCATTGTTGTTTGGCGCGGGGCAGTTGTTTGCGGCAACGGTTGAAGAAGAAGTGGCGCAGCTTAAAAAAGAAGTTGCAGGTTTGCAAGCCGGCGGCTCTCAAAGCGTAACGGGCGCGCTTGGCATTGTTACGGAAGTGGGCGGAACGTTTATTTTTCAGGGAAGTCCTAAAATAAACGACGGGTCGGACAGATCAAAGTTTAACGGCTCGTATTCTTTAGATTTAGGTTTCGGTAAAGAGTTTTCAAGCGGCGCTTTGGCGTATTTGCACATAACTGCCGGCATTGGCGACGGGCTTAACAACTATCTTCAAACTTACGGCGCCGTAAACGCGGACGCCGATAACGACGGTCATTTAAGCATTTCAGAGTTGTGGTATGAACAGTCTTTTTTTGATAAAAAACTTACCGCAACTTTCGGAAAATTAAATCCGGCGGGCTACATAGATGAAAACGAATATGCCAACGATGAAACTTCGCAATTTTTAAATTCATCATTTGTAAACAGCGCGGTTTTGGATTTTGCGGATAACAACGTAGGTTTCAGAGCTACGTATTCTCCCGCAGATTTAATAGATGTAACTTACGCTTACATTGCCACAAGCGATGAAGTTGAAAATTTTGATTCCAACGGTTTTAACGCCGTGCAGATAAACGTTAAACCCGTTGAAAACGGCAATTACAGAATTTACGCGTGGCTAAACAATACAAAAAATTTATACGGCTATAAAAAAATTGAAGATAACGGCGGTCTTGGCGCGGCAACCGAAAACGATATTAAAGCTCAAAAAGGCTATGGTTTCGGTTTTAGCGCAGACCAAAAGGTAAGCGAAAGTTTCGGCGTTTTTGCAAGAGCAGGCTTTAAACAGTCTGCCGCCGGAGAAGTTGAAGTTGACACTACTACTTCGGTTATAGATTCTGCAGAGCCGTCGCTTTCTGTGGCATGGAGCGTCGGCGCGCAGGTTAGCGGCTCTTTGTGGTCAAGAGAAAATGATAAAGCAGGCATAGCCGTAGGTCAGGTTTACGGATCTGAGGATTACAAAAAATACATAGATAACAACGAAAAATCCGGCGCGCAAACGCAGGGCGAACTTTACTACAGTTTTGCATTAAGCGAAAACTTTGCAATAACGCCTTCCGTTCAATATTTCTTAAATCCCGCGGGCGGCAATACCGTTGACGCTAACGGCGACGAAATAAAAAATGCCGTAGTTTACGGCTTAAGAGCGCAGATAAATTTTTAA
- a CDS encoding DUF3793 family protein: MTEKINEALINHCAPVLTGLKPAAIFTLDCPNCVDYLQQKLPKEFCLETLCLTNCNKILTMLYSPALFEKIVLGRQAQFILSALGYPAKINSVFMQHLKTAG; this comes from the coding sequence ATGACTGAAAAAATAAACGAAGCGTTAATTAATCATTGCGCCCCTGTGCTTACGGGGTTAAAACCCGCCGCTATTTTTACATTAGACTGCCCGAATTGCGTTGATTATTTGCAACAAAAGCTGCCGAAAGAATTTTGTCTTGAAACGCTTTGCTTAACCAATTGTAATAAGATTTTAACTATGCTCTACAGTCCGGCGTTATTTGAGAAAATTGTTTTAGGGCGGCAAGCTCAATTTATACTTTCAGCTTTAGGATACCCTGCAAAAATAAACTCTGTTTTTATGCAGCACCTAAAAACTGCTGGATAA
- the feoB gene encoding ferrous iron transport protein B, which translates to MSKRKKITVALAGNPNCGKTTIFNSLTGSNQHVGNYPGVTVEKKEGVKKYKDYEIKFVDLPGTYSLSAYSDDEVVARDFIINDKPDVVVHVVDASNMDRNLYLFTQLAELDIPVMIALNMVDILETKGYKTDEKELSNLLGIPVLPTVGNKKKGIKELIESIINNYESGAFQNQKVARVDYGDDIKTETDILEALIAKDKSLSKLPKNWLSIKLLDSDSEAVKKVSKAANAKAILSQTEKSRRHLEEHFGETAETKIAEYRYGFTNSVVKRVVKEKATKKKDYTSAIDKIVLNRVLGLPIFAAVMFIIFWFTFTFSAPVVGWFESFFEWLAVAAGGVIPEGPLQSLVVDGIIGGVGGLLGFFPLVLFMFFAIAFFEDTGYMARAAFVMDKVMSKFGLHGKSFLPMMIATNGCAVPGIMATRTLDSKRDRLITMFVTPFMICGAKLPIFLLFIGAFFAEKYQAYVMFIFYALSVCIALIAAKILSKTVLKGEPAHFVMELPPYHLPTIKGLFLKMWERGWLYVRKAGTIVVLLTIIIWAGFAYPKTDVAEGVGEEDAAAVQIENSALGKLGKIIEPLVKPIGMDGNRAIALIAGLAAKEVVVSTLGTIYSLGEVDPEDAGPLKEKIAEDKGWSPLKAMTFLIFCLIYVPCIVAVVVFFKETGSSYKWLALLVVGNTVLAWIASFIVFQAGTLLKIGIGG; encoded by the coding sequence ATGAGCAAAAGAAAAAAGATTACGGTTGCGCTTGCGGGCAACCCCAATTGCGGCAAGACAACTATTTTTAACAGTCTTACAGGTTCAAACCAGCATGTGGGCAATTACCCCGGCGTTACGGTTGAAAAAAAAGAAGGCGTAAAGAAATATAAAGATTACGAAATAAAGTTTGTTGACCTGCCGGGCACTTACAGCCTTTCGGCGTATTCCGACGACGAAGTAGTCGCGAGAGATTTTATTATTAACGATAAGCCGGATGTGGTTGTTCACGTTGTGGACGCGTCTAATATGGACAGGAATTTGTATTTGTTTACGCAGCTTGCCGAGCTGGACATTCCTGTTATGATTGCGTTAAACATGGTGGATATTCTTGAAACAAAAGGGTATAAGACCGATGAGAAAGAGCTTTCAAACCTGCTGGGCATTCCCGTATTGCCTACGGTGGGAAATAAAAAGAAAGGCATAAAAGAGCTTATTGAATCAATAATAAATAATTACGAAAGCGGAGCTTTTCAAAATCAAAAAGTTGCAAGAGTTGATTACGGCGACGATATAAAAACTGAAACCGATATTCTTGAGGCTTTAATTGCCAAAGACAAATCTCTTTCAAAACTTCCTAAAAACTGGCTTTCAATAAAACTGCTTGACAGCGACAGCGAAGCGGTAAAAAAAGTTTCTAAAGCCGCAAACGCAAAGGCAATATTGTCGCAAACCGAAAAAAGCAGAAGACATCTTGAAGAACATTTTGGAGAAACCGCGGAAACAAAAATTGCCGAGTATCGTTACGGATTTACAAATTCCGTAGTAAAAAGAGTCGTAAAAGAAAAAGCGACAAAGAAAAAAGATTATACTTCGGCAATAGATAAAATTGTTTTAAACCGCGTGCTGGGGCTTCCTATTTTTGCGGCGGTTATGTTTATAATTTTTTGGTTTACATTTACTTTCTCGGCGCCAGTGGTCGGATGGTTTGAATCATTTTTTGAATGGCTTGCCGTTGCGGCGGGCGGAGTAATTCCCGAAGGACCTTTGCAGTCGTTGGTTGTTGACGGCATAATAGGCGGCGTAGGCGGACTGCTCGGATTTTTCCCGCTTGTGCTGTTTATGTTTTTTGCAATTGCATTTTTTGAAGATACGGGTTACATGGCAAGAGCCGCTTTTGTTATGGACAAAGTTATGAGCAAATTCGGGCTGCACGGAAAATCGTTTCTGCCTATGATGATTGCCACAAACGGGTGCGCGGTTCCGGGCATTATGGCTACAAGAACTTTAGACTCAAAACGCGACAGACTTATAACAATGTTTGTTACTCCTTTTATGATATGCGGAGCGAAATTGCCGATATTTTTGCTGTTTATAGGCGCATTTTTTGCGGAAAAATATCAGGCGTACGTTATGTTTATTTTTTATGCGCTGAGCGTTTGCATAGCTCTTATAGCGGCAAAAATTTTAAGTAAAACGGTTTTAAAAGGCGAGCCTGCGCATTTTGTAATGGAGCTTCCGCCGTATCATCTTCCTACAATTAAAGGTTTATTTCTTAAAATGTGGGAGAGAGGCTGGCTTTATGTAAGAAAAGCGGGAACGATAGTGGTTCTTCTAACCATTATTATCTGGGCAGGTTTTGCATATCCTAAAACAGACGTTGCCGAAGGCGTAGGCGAAGAGGACGCCGCCGCGGTGCAAATAGAAAACAGCGCGCTTGGAAAACTCGGTAAAATAATAGAACCTTTAGTAAAACCTATAGGCATGGACGGCAACAGAGCAATAGCTTTAATAGCTGGACTTGCGGCAAAAGAAGTTGTTGTAAGCACTTTGGGAACAATTTACTCGCTTGGAGAAGTTGATCCTGAAGACGCCGGTCCGCTTAAAGAAAAAATAGCCGAAGATAAAGGCTGGTCGCCGCTTAAAGCTATGACGTTTCTTATTTTCTGTCTAATATATGTTCCGTGTATAGTTGCGGTTGTGGTATTTTTTAAAGAAACGGGTTCAAGTTACAAATGGCTTGCGTTGCTTGTTGTCGGCAATACTGTTCTTGCGTGGATTGCATCGTTTATAGTTTTTCAGGCAGGAACGCTTTTGAAGATAGGCATCGGAGGGTAA
- a CDS encoding FeoA family protein, with protein MWKHIKHHVFGNLRKRWQKEHFINPDSHDNDRHRHHHAHDHIHRDHSGHDHSFYHCGESGYHKGLIKLGSAQTGTYKFVAAFCDEDLGHRLLEMGFVPGGDVTVIANAGLRGSVMIEIKGSKLALSHKIADNILLMKKDNV; from the coding sequence ATGTGGAAACATATCAAACATCATGTTTTCGGGAATTTGCGCAAACGTTGGCAGAAAGAACATTTTATTAATCCGGATTCTCACGATAATGACCGCCATCGCCATCATCATGCTCATGATCATATTCACCGCGACCACAGCGGGCATGACCATTCTTTTTATCATTGCGGGGAATCGGGCTATCATAAAGGTTTAATTAAATTGGGTTCTGCGCAAACCGGAACTTATAAGTTTGTAGCGGCTTTTTGCGACGAAGATTTAGGGCATAGGCTGCTTGAAATGGGTTTTGTTCCGGGTGGAGACGTTACGGTTATAGCCAACGCGGGGCTGCGAGGCAGCGTTATGATTGAGATTAAAGGTTCCAAACTGGCTTTAAGCCATAAAATTGCGGATAATATTTTATTGATGAAAAAGGATAACGTATGA
- a CDS encoding FeoA family protein, which produces MPEIKLLSKMKVGEEGSVKNISSKAGTLKKRLLDMGCVAGCKISVKKLAPLGDPIEISVKNYSLSLRKNEADAIEVEVK; this is translated from the coding sequence ATGCCGGAGATTAAACTCTTAAGTAAAATGAAAGTAGGGGAAGAAGGTAGTGTAAAAAATATCTCTTCTAAAGCGGGAACGCTAAAAAAAAGACTTTTAGATATGGGTTGCGTTGCAGGGTGTAAAATAAGCGTAAAAAAGCTTGCGCCTCTTGGCGACCCCATTGAAATTTCCGTAAAGAACTATTCTTTAAGTTTAAGAAAAAATGAAGCTGACGCAATAGAGGTAGAGGTAAAATAA
- a CDS encoding metal-dependent transcriptional regulator yields MANNNHNINKLSAALENYLETIAALKREKKYARIGDIAKALNVKASSVNVAINFLAENDLVIHEKYGYVDLTEKGEKIAQEVQAKHDTLFKFLNDLLFIEKGVAVEEACEIEHSVSAETIRRLEKLYLLLKEHLLVKPDDMENLRSYLENNS; encoded by the coding sequence ATGGCTAATAATAATCACAATATAAATAAACTCAGCGCAGCTCTTGAGAATTATCTTGAGACAATTGCAGCTTTAAAAAGAGAGAAAAAATACGCGCGTATTGGCGATATAGCTAAAGCTTTGAATGTTAAAGCGTCAAGCGTAAATGTAGCTATTAATTTTTTGGCGGAAAACGATCTTGTAATTCATGAAAAATACGGATATGTGGATTTAACCGAAAAAGGCGAAAAAATTGCGCAGGAAGTTCAGGCGAAGCACGATACTTTGTTTAAGTTTTTAAACGATTTGCTTTTTATAGAAAAAGGCGTGGCGGTTGAAGAAGCTTGCGAAATAGAGCATTCAGTAAGCGCGGAAACCATACGCAGACTTGAAAAATTATATCTTCTTTTAAAGGAACACCTATTAGTAAAGCCGGACGATATGGAAAATTTAAGAAGCTATTTGGAAAATAACTCTTAA
- a CDS encoding SagB/ThcOx family dehydrogenase, with amino-acid sequence MNKIITLVFAAMFVCAEISFAKDITLIKPDFSKNNALITALKDRQSSRNFTDKNLDIDTLSELLWAAGGVNRSNGHKTYPTAMNAQEVEIYVFDKTGAYLYDAKNSKLVLIAEGDKRADTGSQGFAAKASVNLIYVSDISKLRGSDDNAKLLMSAVSVGAVTQNVALYCASKGLGNVVRASVDADKVSKILKLSKTQKVVIAQSVGHIK; translated from the coding sequence ATGAATAAAATAATTACTTTGGTTTTTGCCGCGATGTTTGTGTGCGCCGAAATTTCTTTTGCAAAAGACATAACTCTTATAAAACCGGATTTTTCAAAAAACAACGCTTTGATTACAGCTTTAAAAGACAGGCAATCTTCAAGAAATTTTACGGATAAAAATTTAGACATTGACACTTTGTCCGAACTTTTGTGGGCTGCCGGCGGGGTTAACAGATCTAACGGGCACAAAACTTATCCTACGGCTATGAATGCGCAGGAAGTGGAAATATATGTTTTTGATAAAACGGGCGCATATCTATATGACGCCAAAAACAGCAAACTTGTTCTTATTGCCGAAGGAGATAAAAGAGCCGATACCGGTTCTCAAGGATTTGCGGCAAAAGCTTCCGTCAATTTAATTTATGTGTCCGATATTTCCAAATTGCGCGGCAGTGATGATAACGCTAAATTATTAATGAGCGCTGTTTCCGTGGGGGCGGTAACGCAGAATGTCGCTTTATACTGCGCCTCAAAAGGGCTTGGAAATGTAGTGCGCGCATCGGTGGACGCAGATAAAGTTTCAAAGATTCTTAAACTTTCTAAAACCCAAAAAGTTGTTATAGCCCAATCTGTAGGACACATTAAATAA
- a CDS encoding TetR/AcrR family transcriptional regulator: protein MKNSILAAASKRFARYGFYKTTIEDIASDLNKVKSSLYYYFKTKEEIFKAVMEAELEEFAGALRESVEKESSPKEKLRVFICSHLKIFLKLMQGYCTLSEIYFSKHETVEDLRNVFDKREIALVEKIIEDGNKNKEFNAAEPRSCAYVILTAIKGAEQQYFENKNSKNTLTLSKTLADILVRGISR, encoded by the coding sequence GTGAAAAACAGCATTTTAGCCGCCGCGTCAAAAAGATTTGCGCGATACGGATTTTACAAAACTACAATAGAAGATATAGCTTCCGACTTAAATAAAGTTAAAAGCTCGCTCTACTATTACTTCAAAACAAAAGAAGAAATTTTTAAAGCCGTTATGGAAGCAGAGCTTGAAGAGTTTGCCGGAGCGCTTCGCGAAAGTGTAGAAAAAGAAAGTTCCCCAAAAGAAAAGCTGCGGGTATTCATATGCTCCCATTTAAAAATTTTCTTAAAGCTAATGCAAGGCTATTGCACGCTGTCGGAAATATATTTTTCAAAGCACGAAACAGTTGAAGATTTAAGAAACGTTTTTGACAAAAGAGAAATAGCTCTTGTAGAAAAAATAATTGAAGACGGAAATAAAAACAAAGAATTCAACGCCGCAGAACCGCGCAGCTGCGCTTATGTAATTTTAACTGCCATCAAAGGCGCCGAACAGCAATATTTTGAAAACAAAAATTCAAAAAATACTTTAACGCTGTCAAAAACCCTCGCAGATATTTTAGTGCGCGGAATTTCAAGGTAA